The Ranitomeya imitator isolate aRanImi1 chromosome 3, aRanImi1.pri, whole genome shotgun sequence genome has a window encoding:
- the LOC138671226 gene encoding matrix metalloproteinase-18-like has protein sequence MKNLLLVLLLSVAYCSAFPAEPPKGNEENDDKFAEEYLKKYYNLKTDMRQSRRKGESPLIQKIKEMQQSLGLTVTGTLDTDTMEMMHQPRCGFIDVGEFNVFPGNKGWNKRDLTYRILNYTPDMPQAEVDQAIQRAFKVWSDVTPLTFTRVYEGISDIEISFAAQVHNDFYPFDGPHGTLAHAFAPSSGIGGDAHFDEDETWTSGSNGYNLFIVAAHEFGHSLGLFHSNDPSALMYPTYHFVEPSEFHLPEDDVNGIQSLYGARTTPVEPTVPEKPSEPSTPSTCLPNNSFDAVTTLRGEILFFKEKTFWRQISPNSEVERHLINTFWPALPNHIHAAYEYQDGDKVHIFKGVKYWTMKGFEITPDSPKSIYDLGFPRSVRRIDAAVYDSISKKTYFFVNDNYWSYDEKKQTMDSGFPKKIIDNFPGLTKIRAAFQKDKFLYFFDGHRQYEFSITQKRVTRLLKNSSWIKCSGIKANNLRKRSRN, from the exons ATGAAGAACTTGCTTCTTGTCCTGCTACTTTCCGTGGCTTACTGCTCGGCTTTCCCTGCGGAACCTCCCAAGGGCAACGAGGAGAATGATGACAAGTTTGCCGAA GAATATTTAAAGAAATATTACAACCTTAAGACAGATATGAGACAGTCAAGGAGGAAAGGCGAAAGTCCATTGATACAAAAGATCAAAGAAATGCAGCAATCTCTTGGGCTTACAGTGACAGGAACACTGGATACCGACACGATGGAAATGATGCACCAACCCAGATGCGGGTTTATTGATGTCGGAGAATTCAACGTATTCCCCGGTAACAAAGGATGGAACAAGAGAGATCTGACTTACAG AATATTGAATTACACCCCCGATATGCCCCAAGCTGAAGTAGACCAGGCTATCCAGAGAGCATTTAAAGTTTGGAGCGATGTGACGCCCTTGACGTTTACACGGGTCTACGAGGGGATTTCTGACATTGAGATCTCTTTTGCTGCCCAAG TCCATAATGACTTTTACCCATTTGATGGCCCACACGGGACACTTGCTCATGCTTTTGCCCCTTCCAGTGGAATTGGTGGAGATGCCCATTTTGATGAAGACGAAACTTGGACAAGTGGCTCTAATG GTTATAACTTATTTATTGTGGCTGCTCATGAGTTTGGCCATTCCCTTGGTCTTTTCCACTCCAATGACCCCAGTGCTCTGATGTATCCCACTTACCATTTTGTTGAGCCAAGTGAATTCCACCTTCCTGAAGATGACGTCAATGGGATTCAGTCACTTTATG GAGCAAGAACAACCCCTGTGGAGCCAACTGTCCCTGAAAAACCAAGTGAGCCAAGCACCCCATCCACCTGCCTCCCAAACAACTCTTTCGATGCTGTGACAACTCTGCGTGGAGAAATCTTATTTTTTAAAGAGAA AACTTTCTGGCGCCAAATTTCCCCAAATTCTGAAGTTGAGCGTCATTTAATCAACACTTTCTGGCCAGCACTGCCAAATCATATTCATGCTGCTTATGAGTACCAGGACGGGGACAAAGTTCATATCTTCAAAG GTGTAAAATATTGGACAATGAAGGGTTTCGAAATCACACCAGATTCTCCTAAAAGTATTTATGACTTGGGCTTTCCAAGGTCCGTCAGAAGAATTGATGCTGCCGTCTATGATTCCATCTCCAAAAAAACATATTTCTTCGTGAATGATAATTATTGGAG TTACGATGAGAAGAAACAAACCATGGATAGTGGATTCcctaagaaaattatagacaacttTCCCGGTCTAACCAAGATTCGTGCGGCTTTCCAGAAAGACA AATTTCTGTACTTCTTCGATGGACATCGCCAATATGAATTCAGCATCACTCAGAAAAGGGTCACCCGACTATTGAAGAATAGCAGCTGGATAAAATGTTCCGGTATCAAGGCCAACAACCTGAGAAAACGTTCTAGAAATtaa